The following coding sequences lie in one Treponema socranskii subsp. buccale genomic window:
- a CDS encoding methyl-accepting chemotaxis protein: MTQTSFFYKLPKLPAVKKQSSLVRKLSSVNRITVFFTAIVCGLALAVFFYRILTAQHEQSTKASVAGFQLLLDDFGSRAEGAAASIAGRPDVVQAARSRSHADAYKILAELIGQMHVDFIVLTDTRGNIIARGHSERFGDNIINQNAVREAVRGRATYSYEKAVLVRFAIRAGCPVYDSERRVIGAIVSGFNVSSADFLKKAHKIFGCDVMLYDGTEAVASTISDEKNDILAAAVGDDCSEAVLVRGKSYAKMDTIGKSRYYVIYWPVFDVAGKPAGMWALASNFSSARTELAKTIGIKMIEILAAVVVLLVILVSIIANRVFGLVMRPLQKVSQAFIALSEGNANLAVKIDAPSDDEIGLLVTGFNKFIQKLYAIVKDVKESKATLVTAGEDMTGSADDTSSAITQIIANIGSIHTQMDKQEASVAQTVGAVNEIATNIDSLEQMIQNQSSSVTEASAAIEEMIVSIASVNQSVDKMVTSFSMLRDKAQDGFMKQTDVNARIEQIESQSNMLQDANTIIADIATRTNLLAMNASIEAAHAGKAGKGFAVVADEIRKLSKSSATQSKRIGEELSNVQQAISSVVGASAQLSEVFKSVSDELNVTNRFVLYIKQAMEEQNEGSKQIDASLRVVNDNTTNVQNASREMASGNKSILIEINKLQNNAFGMKEGINEMATGARQINETGSALENISVRMKEAIQKIESQIDQFEL; this comes from the coding sequence TAAAAAAACAATCGTCTCTCGTACGCAAACTCAGCAGCGTCAACAGGATCACGGTTTTTTTTACAGCGATCGTCTGCGGACTTGCGCTTGCCGTTTTCTTTTATCGCATACTGACCGCACAGCACGAGCAGTCGACGAAAGCGAGCGTTGCGGGTTTTCAGCTTTTGCTCGACGACTTCGGGTCACGTGCGGAGGGAGCGGCCGCATCGATCGCAGGTCGTCCCGATGTCGTGCAAGCCGCTCGCAGCCGCAGTCACGCCGATGCGTATAAAATCCTTGCCGAACTCATCGGACAGATGCATGTCGATTTTATCGTTTTAACCGACACGCGAGGCAATATCATCGCGCGGGGACACTCGGAACGCTTCGGTGATAACATCATCAATCAAAACGCCGTCAGGGAAGCGGTCAGAGGCCGCGCGACGTATTCGTATGAAAAGGCGGTGCTTGTTCGTTTTGCGATCAGAGCGGGATGCCCCGTATACGACAGCGAACGAAGGGTTATCGGAGCGATCGTTTCGGGATTCAACGTATCGTCCGCCGATTTTTTGAAAAAGGCGCACAAAATCTTCGGCTGCGACGTCATGCTTTACGACGGTACGGAAGCGGTCGCATCGACGATCTCGGACGAAAAAAACGACATACTTGCCGCTGCGGTCGGTGACGATTGCTCCGAAGCGGTGCTCGTGCGGGGCAAAAGTTATGCCAAAATGGATACGATCGGAAAGAGCCGGTACTACGTCATCTATTGGCCGGTTTTCGATGTCGCAGGTAAGCCTGCAGGCATGTGGGCGCTTGCAAGCAATTTTTCCTCAGCAAGAACGGAGCTCGCAAAAACGATCGGCATCAAGATGATCGAAATCCTCGCGGCGGTCGTCGTATTGCTCGTCATCCTCGTTTCGATTATCGCAAACCGCGTGTTCGGTTTGGTTATGCGGCCGCTTCAAAAAGTGTCGCAGGCGTTTATCGCGCTGTCGGAAGGAAACGCAAATCTCGCCGTCAAGATCGACGCGCCGTCGGACGACGAAATCGGCTTGCTCGTCACGGGATTTAATAAATTTATTCAAAAGCTGTATGCGATCGTTAAAGACGTAAAAGAAAGCAAAGCGACGCTCGTTACGGCCGGTGAAGATATGACCGGCAGCGCGGACGATACGTCGAGCGCGATCACGCAGATCATTGCGAATATCGGCAGCATACATACTCAGATGGACAAACAGGAGGCGAGCGTAGCGCAGACTGTCGGCGCCGTCAACGAAATAGCGACGAATATCGACTCGCTTGAACAGATGATTCAAAATCAATCGAGCAGCGTGACCGAGGCGTCTGCCGCGATCGAAGAGATGATCGTCAGTATCGCATCGGTCAATCAATCGGTCGATAAGATGGTCACATCCTTTTCAATGCTGCGCGATAAAGCGCAGGACGGTTTTATGAAACAGACCGACGTCAACGCGCGCATCGAGCAGATCGAAAGTCAATCCAATATGCTGCAGGACGCGAATACGATAATCGCGGACATCGCAACGCGAACGAATCTGCTTGCGATGAACGCGTCCATCGAAGCCGCCCATGCGGGTAAAGCGGGAAAGGGCTTTGCCGTCGTTGCGGATGAGATCCGTAAATTGTCGAAATCCTCCGCGACTCAGTCGAAGCGCATCGGCGAAGAACTCAGCAACGTACAGCAGGCGATCAGCAGCGTCGTCGGCGCTTCCGCCCAATTGAGTGAAGTGTTCAAATCGGTTTCCGACGAATTGAATGTTACGAATCGGTTCGTGCTGTATATCAAACAGGCTATGGAGGAACAGAATGAAGGTTCGAAACAGATAGATGCATCGCTGCGCGTCGTAAACGACAATACGACGAACGTACAGAACGCATCGCGCGAAATGGCGTCCGGCAATAAATCGATTCTCATCGAAATCAATAAATTGCAAAACAATGCGTTCGGCATGAAAGAAGGCATAAATGAGATGGCGACGGGCGCACGGCAGATAAACGAAACCGGTTCCGCGTTGGAAAATATTTCGGTGCGGATGAAAGAGGCCATACAAAAGATCGAATCGCAGATCGATCAGTTTGAACTGTAA